In Yarrowia lipolytica chromosome 1F, complete sequence, a genomic segment contains:
- a CDS encoding uncharacterized protein (Compare to YALI0F06864g, some similarities with DEHA0F23969g Debaryomyces hansenii IPF 6250.1, similar to Saccharomyces cerevisiae PSP1 (YDR505C) and YLR177W; ancestral locus Anc_1.55) gives MEDDSAVAMDDKQFEEALPPSLRSGGLSAVSSRRPSYVSEFSSRPKLGSQQSFERTPMDFLGWQSQNGSAHNNNNNNNNNNTANTNASTATANNVGTPVTSHADAFAEPLTSTSSYPFVAKPAFDVDRWLDEKGEGNQQRPRADSKTGLFPQGWNIWAHGDKDSPSGKGHAHTNSSDLAPIGTGSPQSVHPVLARTKFQRSLSVSLSRDDDADVLAEQVQRMNLQQRQQFDRPFGKVWHDQQQQQNSPQQHSPQQSQKSAALPPHMQQQQPESRRHSYAAPGVQTVSAGVPHNLSQSDAQDNSALLTHIQQAETGRDVESYFDDKPRDKDLAQELLQKELEQRERDHVKDAMPSRKLYLVRFKGGRTDVFFVPEASNLVVKTGDLVIVDADRGRDLGKVTRDNVTSEEATQMKLKQQQEQMAVLQQTTEPDANSLPANSSLVVPKQILRFAQANEIQQLQSKKMDEDKALKLCNLKVSERGLNMKILNAEYQWDRRKLTFFYYSDSRIDFRDLVRELFRVYKTRIWMCAVNPNSTTSFSPGISEVAIHTDDKQSKQTQQTQHNQHNQHQQTQQQHQQHQQQSKTPVQHQQPQGQSPHVSHQAGFQGSPSRQLNGHAHGATHGHPQTGQPGHPQPGQAPFSYQGPPGGPWDYQYMYEQRPSYLVNGMYTQGYPNYNYGGFQ, from the coding sequence ATGGAAGACGACTCTGCGGTAGCCATGGACGACAAACAGTTCGAGGAGGCCCTGCCACCATCGCTCAGAAGCGGAGGGCTCTCGGCCGTGTCCTCTAGAAGGCCCTCGTACGTGTCTGAGTTTTCCTCTCGCCCAAAGCTCGGCTCTCAACAGAGCTTTGAGCGCACCCCCATGGACTTTTTGGGCTGGCAGAGCCAGAACGGCTCAGcccacaacaacaacaacaacaacaacaacaacaacaccgcCAACACCAACGCTTCCACTGCCACCGCCAACAACGTCGGCACCCCTGTGACCTCCCATGCAGACGCCTTTGCCGAGCCTCTCACGTCCACCTCGTCGTACCCGTTTGTGGCAAAACCGGCCTTCGATGTCGACCGATGGCTCGACGAAAAGGGCGAGGGCAACCAGCAGCGTCCCCGCGCAGACTCCAAGACAGGCCTCTTCCCCCAGGGCTGGAACATTTGGGCCCACGGCGACAAGGACTCGCCCTCCGGCAAGGGCCACGCACACACCAACTCATCGGACCTGGCACCCATCGGTACGGGCTCTCCACAGAGCGTGCATCCCGTGCTTGCCCGAACCAAGTTCCAGCGGTCGCTGTCTGTGTCCCTGTCTCGTGACGACGACGCCGACGTGCTGGCCGAACAGGTACAGCGAATGAACCTGCAGCAACGCCAGCAGTTTGATCGGCCCTTTGGCAAGGTCTGGCAcgaccagcagcagcagcagaactCTCCGCAGCAACACTCCCCGCAACAGTCCCAAAAGAGTGCGGCGCTGCCACCACacatgcagcagcagcagcccgAGTCGCGACGACATTCGTATGCGGCCCCCGGAGTGCAGACCGTCTCTGCCGGAGTGCCTCATAATCTATCGCAGTCCGACGCACAGGACAACTCGGCGCTGCTGACGCACATCCAACAGGCCGAGACGGGCCGGGACGTGGAGTCGTACTTTGACGACAAGCCCCGCGACAAGGACCTGGCgcaggagctgctgcagaaggagctggagcagcgGGAGCGTGACCACGTCAAGGACGCCATGCCTTCGCGAAAGCTCTATCTGGTGAGATTCAAGGGCGGCCGGACCGACGTGTTTTTCGTGCCAGAGGCGTCCAATCTGGTGGTCAAGACCGGCGATCTGGTCATTGTGGACGCAGATCGCGGCCGCGACCTAGGTAAGGTGACTCGCGACAATGTCACGTCCGAGGAGGCCACCCAGATGAAGCTCAAGcaacagcaggagcagatggCCGTGTTGCAGCAGACAACCGAGCCAGACGCAAACTCGCTGCCCGCAAACTCGTCGCTGGTGGTGCCCAAGCAGATTCTGCGGTTTGCTCAGGCAAACGAGATCCAGCAACTGCAGTCCAAAAAGATGGACGAGGACAAGGCGCTCAAGCTGTGTAACCTCAAGGTGTCCGAGCGGGGTCTCAACATGAAGATCCTCAATGCCGAGTACCAGTGGGACCGCCGAAAGCTGACCTTCTTCTACTACTCGGACTCCCGAATCGACTTCCGAGATCTGGTGCGCGAGCTGTTCCGGGTGTACAAGACGCGAATCTGGATGTGTGCGGTCAACCCCAATTCCACCACTTCTTTCAGTCCTGGAATCAGCGAGGTGGCCATTCACACGGACGACAAGCAGTCTAAGCAGACCCAGCAGACTCAGCACAACCAACAcaaccagcaccagcagacccagcagcagcatcagcagcatcagcagcagtcgAAAACCCCcgtccagcaccagcaaCCACAGGGCCAGTCTCCACATGTCAGCCACCAGGCCGGGTTCCAGGGCTCTCCTAGTCGTCAGCTGAACGGACATGCACATGGTGCTACTCACGGACACCCACAGACCGGCCAGCCTGGCCATCCACAGCCTGGTCAAGCCCCCTTCTCTTATCAAGGACCCCCCGGGGGCCCATGGGActaccagtacatgtacGAGCAACGACCTTCGTATCTTGTTAACGGAATGTACACTCAGGGCTATCCCAACTACAACTATGGCGGATTCCAGTAA
- a CDS encoding uncharacterized protein (Compare to YALI0F06842g, similar to uniprot|P25621 Saccharomyces cerevisiae YCR028c FEN2 high affinity H+/pantothenate symporter): protein MNWLRKIRVFIWGEYKSTAEEEHLLRKIDWFVLSFCCLMYFTNYLDRANLSNAFVSGMREDLQMYGRELNIANTLFTVGYTVGMIPNNLALQVFKPRYYFPFCTMAWGLLTLGTYAVTTYKQIYAIRFFQGFFEASTFVGTHFILGSWYSGKELAKRTAIFTSSGLIGTLFSGFLQSAVFKGLSGKGGLAGWRWLFIIDAIITFPVALYGFIFFPDTPATTQAFYFDEKERQMSVMRLPPRPDTKLDWTVVKRVLGRWHFYMFGLLWGIAGEVESPPANNLFGQYLKASGWSVIESNRYPMGVSGVGVVATVVAASYVDQTGKHWHVGVAAGLVGIVSTVLVLVNRTPTVFAGYYLCGCVYMVQAAFFAWANVVTANDKEERSVVLASMNMISNATNAWWMVVFYGADTAPEFRLGMWAMLAVSIALIGWVSLVRWLQLREDKRVDLHGSGDESTSTDCGDHEEYGSKATRLDSLPPAVRCRSRDVSAF from the coding sequence ATGAACTGGCTGAGAAAAATCAGAGTGTTTATCTGGGGAGAGTACAAGAGCAcggccgaggaggagcaccTGTTGCGCAAGATTGACTGGTTTGTGCTCTCCTTCTGCTGTCTCATGTACTTTACCAACTATCTGGATCGAGCCAATTTGTCCAATGCCTTTGTTTCGGGCATGCGAGAGGATCTCCAAATGTACGGCCGAGAGCTCAACATCGCCAACACGCTCTTCACTGTGGGATACACGGTGGGTATGATCCCCAACAACCTGGCTCTTCAGGTGTTCAAGCCCCGGTACTACTTTCCCTTCTGCACCATGGCCTGGGGCCTATTGACTCTGGGCACCTATGCTGTGACCACATACAAGCAGATCTATGCCATTCGTTTCTTCCAGGGCTTTTTTGAAGCGTCTACGTTTGTGGGCACCCATTTCATCCTGGGATCGTGGTACAGTGGTAAGGAGTTGGCGAAGCGAACCGCCATCTTCACATCATCAGGGCTCATTGGCACACTCTTCTCTGGTTTTCTGCAAAGTGCAGTGTTCAAAGGACTCAGTGGGAAAGGAGGACTAGCCGGCTGGAGATGGCTGTTCATTATCGACGCCATCATCACGTTTCCCGTGGCTCTCTATGGCTTTATTTTCTTTCCAGATACACCAGCGACGACACAGGCCTTTTAtttcgacgagaaggagcgCCAGATGTCTGTCATGCGACTCCCGCCACGCCCAGACACAAAACTAGACTGGACAGTTGTCAAACGGGTGCTTGGACGATGGCACTTTTACATGTTTGGGCTGCTATGGGGCATTGCGGGCGAGGTGgagtctcctccagccaaCAACCTGTTTGGACAGTATCTCAAGGCTTCCGGGTGGAGTGTTATTGAGAGTAACAGGTACCCGATGGGCGTTTCTGGAGTCGGAGTGGTGGCTACTGTAGTGGCTGCCTCGTACGTGGATCAAACAGGCAAACACTGGCACGTGGGGGTAGCTGCCGGCCTAGTGGGGATCGTTAGCACGgttctggtgctggtgaaCCGTACCCCGACCGTCTTTGCAGGCTACTATCTGTGTGGATGTGTCTACATGGTACAGGCAGCGTTTTTCGCCTGGGCCAACGTGGTGACAGCCAACGACAAGGAAGAGAGATCGGTGGTGCTCGCCTCTATGAACATGATCTCCAACGCCACCAACGCGTGGTGGATGGTGGTTTTCTATGGAGCCGACACCGCGCCCGAGTTCCGTCTGGGTATGTGGGCCATGCTGGCCGTTAGTATAGCTCTGATCGGCTGGGTTTCTCTAGTTCGATGGTTGCAGCTGAGAGAAGACAAGCGGGTGGACTTGCACGGCAGTGGAGACGAATCGACAAGTACAGACTGCGGCGATCACGAGGAATACGGCTCCAAGGCGACACGTCTCGACTCGCTGCCGCCGGCGGTGCGCTgccggtcacgtgacgtgtCCGCCTTCTAG
- a CDS encoding uncharacterized protein (Compare to YALI0F06908g, weakly similar to uniprot|Q08902 Saccharomyces cerevisiae ORF YOR378W probable aminotriazole resistance protein), producing MATKGIEVNELALESPAQKSPVSEQDLHSSPVFSEKHIQTHTVDGIELDTPPTPPQTHRNVQGRPEVFSSTIVEILCIFLMALATMLESISIGALLVALEDVSAAFKVDGGELSWTLSAFSLGTGSSLLIMAGIADAFGRKKVLLAGYGVFALTSLISGFVRNDIAFDVLRGLQGLATGAAVPAAIGILGSLYRKPSRRKNYAMACFAAGAPIGFVCGLVIGGICAEFIGWRGILFFLAIIYAIACIGVFFVVPADAPLTLKEAKEKMLVQDYGGAFLCLTGFTLFVFAMTQADAAPEKWNTPYIIALIVLGGVFIGVFVVYECYVPTNPIMPPHIWKCVGFPICMACSALGISTFLGTNQFFMTMYFQKVKGTGPILTTAYFVPMAIAGVCVNIFAAMTLHIIPGRILMIMAQCGFLGASLLMAFTKPTTIFWALPFPAEILSVLGADLVYNVSTLLTINSVGEELQSRAAGIFNTITMLSAAVSLGASSSIVSTKIVDEKTATKQEFNDGYHYAFWFSVACAGAGLILSFFLKLGVTGGDEKLEDEESE from the coding sequence ATGGCAACAAAGGGCATTGAAGTGAATGAGCTGGCCCTCGAGAGTCCTGCTCAAAAGAGCCCTGTGTCTGAACAGGACCTTCACAGTAGCCCAGTGTTTTCTGAAAAGCACATCCAGACACACACAGTCGACGGCATCGAATTAGATACCCCTCCTACACCTCCACAGACGCATCGCAATGTACAGGGTCGGCCAGAGGTGTTCTCATCCACAATTGTGGAAATACTCTGCATCTTTCTTATGGCTCTGGCTACCATGCTGGAGTCCATTTCCATTGGGGCTCTTCTAGTAGCCCTTGAGGACGTGTCTGCTGCCTTCAAGGTCGATGGAGGAGAGCTTTCCTGGACTCTGTCTGCTTTTTCCCTCGGTACCGGCTCGTCTCTTCTCATTATGGCAGGTATCGCAGACGCTTTTGGACGTAAGAAGGTGCTTCTTGCAGGCTATGGAGTGTTTGCTCTGACATCTCTCATTTCGGGGTTTGTCAGAAACGACATAGCGTTTGATGTTCTAAGAGGACTTCAGGGTCTGGCTACCGgtgctgctgttcctgCTGCTATCGGTATCCTTGGCTCTCTCTACCGAAAGCCCAGCCGACGAAAGAACTACGCCATGGCCTGTTTTGCAGCAGGCGCACCTATCGGGTTTGTTTGTGGACTTGTCATTGGCGGAATATGTGCCGAGTTCATTGGCTGGAGAGGTATCCTCTTCTTTCTAGCCATCATCTACGCTATTGCATGTATCGGAGTCTTCTTCGTGGTCCCTGCTGACGCGCCTCTGACTCTCAAAGAGGCTAAAGAAAAGATGCTTGTACAGGATTACGGAGGAGCGTTCCTCTGCCTCACAGGCTTcactctgtttgtgtttgcaATGACACAGGCCGATGCGGCTCCTGAAAAGTGGAACACGCCCTACATCATTGCTCTCATCGTTCTTGGGGGCGTCTTCATTGGGGTGTTCGTGGTGTACGAATGTTACGTTCCAACCAACCCCATCATGCCTCCTCACATCTGGAAATGTGTAGGCTTCCCCATTTGCATGGCCTGCTCAGCTCTGGGAATTTCCACCTTTCTGGGAACCAACCAATTCTTCATGACTATGTACTTCCAGAAGGTCAAGGGCACAGGACCCATTCTTACAACTGCTTACTTTGTTCCTATGGCCATTGCAGGGGTCTGTGTAAACATATTTGCAGCCATGACTCTCCACATCATTCCAGGGCGCATTCTCATGATCATGGCGCAGTGTGGTTTCCTAGGGGCATCTCTTCTCATGGCCTTCACGAAGCCCACAACCATCTTCTGGGCCCTCCCCTTTCCAGCAGAGATTCTGTCAGTTCTTGGTGCCGATCTGGTCTACAACGTGTCTACTCTTCTGACCATCAATTCAGTAGGTGAAGAGCTGCAGTCTAGAGCAGCCGGTatcttcaacaccatcaccatgCTGTCTGCTGCCGTGTCTCTCGGTGCCTCCAGTTCGATTGTTTCCACCAAGATcgtggacgagaagacaGCGACCAAGCAGGAGTTCAATGACGGGTACCACTACGCTTTCTGGTTCTCCGTTGCCTGTGCAGGGGCAGGTCTGATTCTCAGTTTCTTCTTGAAGCTGGGTGTgactggagg
- a CDS encoding uncharacterized protein (Compare to YALI0F06886g, some similarities with uniprot|Q7SEL7 Neurospora crassa NCU02795.1): MNILAALEPYSLCLPTHFLVSTRLEPDNLLVTTTVFVLHTKKRHNITKQSRFVTMDETRAKEVANVDAEKVPSSPEKLAAEKEARRKERREKEKTADPEREKRKEAKRRERERRESRGESRGESRGDDKDKERRRREKEKEKDREKEERRARKVAFDSTKHDNNGGSPTHPVQQSATAASLFSELPVHIQEVPPYVGCEKDLSVAEFSDKVDMARVKETLIDTVVPHAQFQELARVERFNNISFDDWQAEGTRLAEVAASLINRLVELRKARIVGYKEIQETVDRHAAKLESHGQETESQMSGFQAKASEILKIIDLTL; this comes from the exons ATGAATATATTAGCCGCGTTAGAACCTTATTCTCTTTGTCTCCCAACCCATTTCCTTGTGTCGACGCGTCTCGAGCCTGATAATCTCTTAGTCaccactacagtatttgtGCTACATACGAAAAAACGCCACAACATCACGAAACAGTCTCGATTTGTCACCATGGACGAAACCAGAGCCAAGGAGGTCGCTAACGTTGACGCCGAAAAGGTACCATCGTCGCCCGAGAAGCTAGCCGCCGAAAAGGAGGCCCGACGAAAGGAACGCCGTGAAAAGGAAAAGACGGCTGATCCTGAGCGCGAGAAGCGCAAGGAAGCAAAACGCAGGGAGCGCGAACGACGAGAGTCTCGGGGCGAATCACGAGGAGAATCACGAGGTGatgacaaggacaaggagcgTCGACGacgagagaaggaaaaggaaaaggacAGGGAAAAG GAAGAGCGACGGGCTCGAAAAGTTGCTTTTGACTCGACCAAGCACGACAACAATGGTGGCTCTCCAACCCACCCGGTGCAACAGTCAGCTACGGCGGCATCTCTCTTCTCAGAGCTACCTGTGCACATCCAGGAGGTTCCACCCTATGTGGGCTGTGAAAAGGACCTCTCTGTGGCCGAGTTTTCCGACAAGGTCGACATGGCTCGGGTCAAGGAGACTCTGATCGACACTGTCGTCCCTCACGCCCAGTTCCAGGAGCTGGCACGTGTGGAGCGGTTCAACAACATTTCCTTTGACGACTGGCAGGCTGAAGGAACTCGACTGGCCGAGGTGGCAGCTTCCCTGATCAACCGTCTCGTGGAGCTTCGAAAGGCCCGAATTGTGGGCTATAaggagatccaggagaCTGTCGACCGACACGCTGCGAAGCTGGAGTCGCATGGCCAGGAGACCGAGTCCCAGATGTCCGGGTTCCAGGCCAAGGCCAGTGAGATTCTCAAAATTATCGATTTGACCCTCTGA